One window of the Oncorhynchus gorbuscha isolate QuinsamMale2020 ecotype Even-year linkage group LG17, OgorEven_v1.0, whole genome shotgun sequence genome contains the following:
- the mark3a gene encoding MAP/microtubule affinity-regulating kinase 3a isoform X4: protein MSTKTPLPTVNEKEAESHTAHSNGRQEVTTRSVRSGVRTRNSGADEQPHVGNYRLLKTIGKGNFAKVKLARHILTGREVAIKIIDKTQLNPNSLQKLFREVRIMKLLNHPNIVKLFEVIETERTLYLVMEYASGGEVFDYLVAHGRMKEKEARAKFRQIVSAVQYCHQKHIVHRDLKAENLLLDADMNIKIADFGFSNEFTMGNKLDTFCGSPPYAAPELFQGKKYDGPEVDVWSLGVILYTLVSGSLPFDGQNLKELRERVLRGKYRIPFYMSTDCENLLKRFLVLNPAKRGTFEVRDDSENQIMKDRWINVGSEEDELKPFVEPEQDITDQKRIDVMVGMGFSPEEIQESLAKMKYDEITATYLLLGRKSSELEPSESTSSSNLSLAKPRPTSELNGQSPSHLKVQRNISSNQKQRRYSDQVGQNVPQGSGYPKRSQTSTAENNIKEEGGVQLRKPNTPGGRSVPPSSPLLGNANNPNKADIPNGKKGVTPVPNNNTGSGGMTRRNTYVCSDKNATDRLSVIPNGKEKSVAVSPGQRNPVVSTHSITSATTPDRLRFPRGTASRSTFHGGQLREHRTATYNGPPASPTLSDDAAHLTQTRSRGSSNLFSKLTSKLTRRNMSFRFTKSRNVPGDQKGESKDGKPRSLRFTWSMRTTSSMEPCDIMEEIRKVLNANNCDYEQQECFLLLCVHGDGHAENLVQWEMEVCKLPRLSLNGVRFKRISGSSITFKNIASKVANELKL from the exons ATGTCAACAAAAACTCCACTACCTACGGTCAATGAGAAAGAGGCGGAAAGC cATACGGCTCACAGCAATGGGCGCCAGGAAGTCACCACGCGCTCTGTCCGCTCGGGAGTCCGCACCCGAAACTCTGGTGCCGACGAGCAGCCTCATGTGGGGAACTATCGGCTCCTGAAGACCATTGGGAAGGGCAACTTCGCCAAGGTCAAGCTGGCCCGCCATATCCTCACTggcagagag GTGGCAATAAAGATCATCGACAAGACACAACTAAACCCAAACAGCCTTCAAAAG CTCTTCAGAGAAGTAAGAATAATGAAGCTTTTAAACCACCCAAATATAG TCAAGTTGTTTGAGGTGATCGAGACCGAGAGGACGCTGTACCTGGTGATGGAGTATGCCAGTGGAG GAGAGGTCTTTGACTACCTTGTTGCACACGGAAGGATGAAAGAAAAAGAGGCCAGGGCTAAATTTAGACAG ATCGTATCTGCTGTGCAGTACTGCCACCAGAAGCACATTGTCCATAGAGACCTGAAG GCAGAAAACCTGCTGTTGGATGCAGACATGAACATTAAGATAGCAGACTTTGGTTTCAGTAATGAGTTCACCATGGGGAACAAGCTGGACACGTTCTGTGGCTCCCCACCCTACGCCGCCCCGGAGCTGTTTCAGGGGAAGAAGTACGACGGGCCCGAGGTGGACGTCTGGAGCCTAGGGGTCATCCTTTACACCCTGGTCAGCGGCTCGCTGCCCTTCGATGGGCAGAACCTCAAG gagcTCAGGGAGCGGGTTCTAAGGGGAAAATATCGTATCCCCTTCTACATGTCCACAGATTGCGAGAACCTCCTCAAGCGCTTCCTAGTGCTCAACCCGGCCAAGCGGGGGACTTTCGAGGTGAGGGACGACAGCGAAAAT CAAATCATGAAGGACCGCTGGATCAACGTGGGATCGGAGGAGGACGAGCTTAAGCCTTTTGTAGAACCAGAACAGGACATCACGGATCAGAAGAGAATAG ATGTAATGGTGGGGATGGGCTTCTCTCCAGAGGAGATCCAGGAGTCTCTGGCCAAGATGAAGTATGATGAGATCACTGCCACCTACCTGCTGCTTGGGAGGAAGTCTTCTGAG CTGGAACCCAGTGAGTCAACCTCCAGTAGCAACCTGTCCCTGGCCAAGCCCCGGCCCACCAGCGAGCTCAATGGCCAGTCTCCCTCCCACCTCAAAGTCCAGCGGAACATCTCCTCCAACCAGAAACAGAGACGCTACAGTGACCAGG tgggtcagaatgtTCCCCAAGGGTCCGGATACCCCAAGAGGAGCCAGACCAGCACGGCCGAAAACAACAtcaaagaggagggaggggtgcagCTACGCAAACCCAACACCCCCGGCGGGCGCAGTGTCCCCCCCTCCAGTCCCCTGCTGGGGAACGCCAACAACCCCAACAAAGCTGATATTCCCAATGGCAAGAAGGGTGTTACCCCCGTCCCCAAT AATAACACTGGCTCAGGCGGGATGACAAGGAGAAATACGTACGTGTGCAGCGACAAGAACGCTACGGACCGGCTCTCTGTCATTCCCAATGGGAAGGAGAAAAG TGTGGCCGTGTCTCCTGGCCAGCGGAACCCTGTGGTGTCCACCCACAGCATCACCAGCGCCACCACGCCCGACAGACTACGTTTCCCACGAGGCACAGCGAGCCGCAGCACCTTCCACGGCGGCCAGCTGAGGGAGCACCGCACGGCCACCTACAATGGGCCCCCAGCCTCACCCACGCTGTCCGACGACGCCGCGCACCTTACCCAGACTCGCAGCCGCGGCTCCAGCAACCTCTTCTCCAAACTCACCTCCAAACTCACCCGCAG aaacatgtcattcAGGTTTACCAAAAG TCGCAATGTACCTGGGGATCAGAAAGGGGAAAGTAAAGACGGTAAACCCCGCTCCCTCAGATTCACTTGGAGTATGAGGACCACCAGCTCCATGGAGCCTTGCGACATCATGGAAGAGATACGCAAGGTGCTCAACGCCAACAACTGCGATTATGAACAGCAAGAGTGTTTCCTGCTGCTCTGTGTCCATGGTGATGGACATGCTGAGAACCTTGTCCaatgggagatggaggtgtgcaAGCTGCCCCGCCTCTCCCTCAATGGCGTGAGATTCAAGAGGATATCAGGCTCATCCATCACTTTTAAAAACATTGCATCCAAAGTCGCCAACGAGTTAAAGCTATGA
- the mark3a gene encoding MAP/microtubule affinity-regulating kinase 3a isoform X7 — translation MSTKTPLPTVNEKEAESHTAHSNGRQEVTTRSVRSGVRTRNSGADEQPHVGNYRLLKTIGKGNFAKVKLARHILTGREVAIKIIDKTQLNPNSLQKLFREVRIMKLLNHPNIVKLFEVIETERTLYLVMEYASGGEVFDYLVAHGRMKEKEARAKFRQIVSAVQYCHQKHIVHRDLKAENLLLDADMNIKIADFGFSNEFTMGNKLDTFCGSPPYAAPELFQGKKYDGPEVDVWSLGVILYTLVSGSLPFDGQNLKELRERVLRGKYRIPFYMSTDCENLLKRFLVLNPAKRGTFEVRDDSENQIMKDRWINVGSEEDELKPFVEPEQDITDQKRIDVMVGMGFSPEEIQESLAKMKYDEITATYLLLGRKSSELEPSESTSSSNLSLAKPRPTSELNGQSPSHLKVQRNISSNQKQRRYSDQVGQNVPQGSGYPKRSQTSTAENNIKEEGGVQLRKPNTPGGRSVPPSSPLLGNANNPNKADIPNGKKGVTPVPNNNTGSGGMTRRNTYVCSDKNATDRLSVIPNGKEKSVAVSPGQRNPVVSTHSITSATTPDRLRFPRGTASRSTFHGGQLREHRTATYNGPPASPTLSDDAAHLTQTRSRGSSNLFSKLTSKLTRSRNVPGDQKGESKDGKPRSLRFTWSMRTTSSMEPCDIMEEIRKVLNANNCDYEQQECFLLLCVHGDGHAENLVQWEMEVCKLPRLSLNGVRFKRISGSSITFKNIASKVANELKL, via the exons ATGTCAACAAAAACTCCACTACCTACGGTCAATGAGAAAGAGGCGGAAAGC cATACGGCTCACAGCAATGGGCGCCAGGAAGTCACCACGCGCTCTGTCCGCTCGGGAGTCCGCACCCGAAACTCTGGTGCCGACGAGCAGCCTCATGTGGGGAACTATCGGCTCCTGAAGACCATTGGGAAGGGCAACTTCGCCAAGGTCAAGCTGGCCCGCCATATCCTCACTggcagagag GTGGCAATAAAGATCATCGACAAGACACAACTAAACCCAAACAGCCTTCAAAAG CTCTTCAGAGAAGTAAGAATAATGAAGCTTTTAAACCACCCAAATATAG TCAAGTTGTTTGAGGTGATCGAGACCGAGAGGACGCTGTACCTGGTGATGGAGTATGCCAGTGGAG GAGAGGTCTTTGACTACCTTGTTGCACACGGAAGGATGAAAGAAAAAGAGGCCAGGGCTAAATTTAGACAG ATCGTATCTGCTGTGCAGTACTGCCACCAGAAGCACATTGTCCATAGAGACCTGAAG GCAGAAAACCTGCTGTTGGATGCAGACATGAACATTAAGATAGCAGACTTTGGTTTCAGTAATGAGTTCACCATGGGGAACAAGCTGGACACGTTCTGTGGCTCCCCACCCTACGCCGCCCCGGAGCTGTTTCAGGGGAAGAAGTACGACGGGCCCGAGGTGGACGTCTGGAGCCTAGGGGTCATCCTTTACACCCTGGTCAGCGGCTCGCTGCCCTTCGATGGGCAGAACCTCAAG gagcTCAGGGAGCGGGTTCTAAGGGGAAAATATCGTATCCCCTTCTACATGTCCACAGATTGCGAGAACCTCCTCAAGCGCTTCCTAGTGCTCAACCCGGCCAAGCGGGGGACTTTCGAGGTGAGGGACGACAGCGAAAAT CAAATCATGAAGGACCGCTGGATCAACGTGGGATCGGAGGAGGACGAGCTTAAGCCTTTTGTAGAACCAGAACAGGACATCACGGATCAGAAGAGAATAG ATGTAATGGTGGGGATGGGCTTCTCTCCAGAGGAGATCCAGGAGTCTCTGGCCAAGATGAAGTATGATGAGATCACTGCCACCTACCTGCTGCTTGGGAGGAAGTCTTCTGAG CTGGAACCCAGTGAGTCAACCTCCAGTAGCAACCTGTCCCTGGCCAAGCCCCGGCCCACCAGCGAGCTCAATGGCCAGTCTCCCTCCCACCTCAAAGTCCAGCGGAACATCTCCTCCAACCAGAAACAGAGACGCTACAGTGACCAGG tgggtcagaatgtTCCCCAAGGGTCCGGATACCCCAAGAGGAGCCAGACCAGCACGGCCGAAAACAACAtcaaagaggagggaggggtgcagCTACGCAAACCCAACACCCCCGGCGGGCGCAGTGTCCCCCCCTCCAGTCCCCTGCTGGGGAACGCCAACAACCCCAACAAAGCTGATATTCCCAATGGCAAGAAGGGTGTTACCCCCGTCCCCAAT AATAACACTGGCTCAGGCGGGATGACAAGGAGAAATACGTACGTGTGCAGCGACAAGAACGCTACGGACCGGCTCTCTGTCATTCCCAATGGGAAGGAGAAAAG TGTGGCCGTGTCTCCTGGCCAGCGGAACCCTGTGGTGTCCACCCACAGCATCACCAGCGCCACCACGCCCGACAGACTACGTTTCCCACGAGGCACAGCGAGCCGCAGCACCTTCCACGGCGGCCAGCTGAGGGAGCACCGCACGGCCACCTACAATGGGCCCCCAGCCTCACCCACGCTGTCCGACGACGCCGCGCACCTTACCCAGACTCGCAGCCGCGGCTCCAGCAACCTCTTCTCCAAACTCACCTCCAAACTCACCCGCAG TCGCAATGTACCTGGGGATCAGAAAGGGGAAAGTAAAGACGGTAAACCCCGCTCCCTCAGATTCACTTGGAGTATGAGGACCACCAGCTCCATGGAGCCTTGCGACATCATGGAAGAGATACGCAAGGTGCTCAACGCCAACAACTGCGATTATGAACAGCAAGAGTGTTTCCTGCTGCTCTGTGTCCATGGTGATGGACATGCTGAGAACCTTGTCCaatgggagatggaggtgtgcaAGCTGCCCCGCCTCTCCCTCAATGGCGTGAGATTCAAGAGGATATCAGGCTCATCCATCACTTTTAAAAACATTGCATCCAAAGTCGCCAACGAGTTAAAGCTATGA
- the mark3a gene encoding MAP/microtubule affinity-regulating kinase 3a isoform X5, giving the protein MSTKTPLPTVNEKEAESHTAHSNGRQEVTTRSVRSGVRTRNSGADEQPHVGNYRLLKTIGKGNFAKVKLARHILTGREVAIKIIDKTQLNPNSLQKLFREVRIMKLLNHPNIVKLFEVIETERTLYLVMEYASGGEVFDYLVAHGRMKEKEARAKFRQIVSAVQYCHQKHIVHRDLKAENLLLDADMNIKIADFGFSNEFTMGNKLDTFCGSPPYAAPELFQGKKYDGPEVDVWSLGVILYTLVSGSLPFDGQNLKELRERVLRGKYRIPFYMSTDCENLLKRFLVLNPAKRGTFEQIMKDRWINVGSEEDELKPFVEPEQDITDQKRIDVMVGMGFSPEEIQESLAKMKYDEITATYLLLGRKSSELEPSESTSSSNLSLAKPRPTSELNGQSPSHLKVQRNISSNQKQRRYSDQVGQNVPQGSGYPKRSQTSTAENNIKEEGGVQLRKPNTPGGRSVPPSSPLLGNANNPNKADIPNGKKGVTPVPNNNTGSGGMTRRNTYVCSDKNATDRLSVIPNGKEKSVAVSPGQRNPVVSTHSITSATTPDRLRFPRGTASRSTFHGGQLREHRTATYNGPPASPTLSDDAAHLTQTRSRGSSNLFSKLTSKLTRRVSTEFERNGRFEGSSRNVPGDQKGESKDGKPRSLRFTWSMRTTSSMEPCDIMEEIRKVLNANNCDYEQQECFLLLCVHGDGHAENLVQWEMEVCKLPRLSLNGVRFKRISGSSITFKNIASKVANELKL; this is encoded by the exons ATGTCAACAAAAACTCCACTACCTACGGTCAATGAGAAAGAGGCGGAAAGC cATACGGCTCACAGCAATGGGCGCCAGGAAGTCACCACGCGCTCTGTCCGCTCGGGAGTCCGCACCCGAAACTCTGGTGCCGACGAGCAGCCTCATGTGGGGAACTATCGGCTCCTGAAGACCATTGGGAAGGGCAACTTCGCCAAGGTCAAGCTGGCCCGCCATATCCTCACTggcagagag GTGGCAATAAAGATCATCGACAAGACACAACTAAACCCAAACAGCCTTCAAAAG CTCTTCAGAGAAGTAAGAATAATGAAGCTTTTAAACCACCCAAATATAG TCAAGTTGTTTGAGGTGATCGAGACCGAGAGGACGCTGTACCTGGTGATGGAGTATGCCAGTGGAG GAGAGGTCTTTGACTACCTTGTTGCACACGGAAGGATGAAAGAAAAAGAGGCCAGGGCTAAATTTAGACAG ATCGTATCTGCTGTGCAGTACTGCCACCAGAAGCACATTGTCCATAGAGACCTGAAG GCAGAAAACCTGCTGTTGGATGCAGACATGAACATTAAGATAGCAGACTTTGGTTTCAGTAATGAGTTCACCATGGGGAACAAGCTGGACACGTTCTGTGGCTCCCCACCCTACGCCGCCCCGGAGCTGTTTCAGGGGAAGAAGTACGACGGGCCCGAGGTGGACGTCTGGAGCCTAGGGGTCATCCTTTACACCCTGGTCAGCGGCTCGCTGCCCTTCGATGGGCAGAACCTCAAG gagcTCAGGGAGCGGGTTCTAAGGGGAAAATATCGTATCCCCTTCTACATGTCCACAGATTGCGAGAACCTCCTCAAGCGCTTCCTAGTGCTCAACCCGGCCAAGCGGGGGACTTTCGAG CAAATCATGAAGGACCGCTGGATCAACGTGGGATCGGAGGAGGACGAGCTTAAGCCTTTTGTAGAACCAGAACAGGACATCACGGATCAGAAGAGAATAG ATGTAATGGTGGGGATGGGCTTCTCTCCAGAGGAGATCCAGGAGTCTCTGGCCAAGATGAAGTATGATGAGATCACTGCCACCTACCTGCTGCTTGGGAGGAAGTCTTCTGAG CTGGAACCCAGTGAGTCAACCTCCAGTAGCAACCTGTCCCTGGCCAAGCCCCGGCCCACCAGCGAGCTCAATGGCCAGTCTCCCTCCCACCTCAAAGTCCAGCGGAACATCTCCTCCAACCAGAAACAGAGACGCTACAGTGACCAGG tgggtcagaatgtTCCCCAAGGGTCCGGATACCCCAAGAGGAGCCAGACCAGCACGGCCGAAAACAACAtcaaagaggagggaggggtgcagCTACGCAAACCCAACACCCCCGGCGGGCGCAGTGTCCCCCCCTCCAGTCCCCTGCTGGGGAACGCCAACAACCCCAACAAAGCTGATATTCCCAATGGCAAGAAGGGTGTTACCCCCGTCCCCAAT AATAACACTGGCTCAGGCGGGATGACAAGGAGAAATACGTACGTGTGCAGCGACAAGAACGCTACGGACCGGCTCTCTGTCATTCCCAATGGGAAGGAGAAAAG TGTGGCCGTGTCTCCTGGCCAGCGGAACCCTGTGGTGTCCACCCACAGCATCACCAGCGCCACCACGCCCGACAGACTACGTTTCCCACGAGGCACAGCGAGCCGCAGCACCTTCCACGGCGGCCAGCTGAGGGAGCACCGCACGGCCACCTACAATGGGCCCCCAGCCTCACCCACGCTGTCCGACGACGCCGCGCACCTTACCCAGACTCGCAGCCGCGGCTCCAGCAACCTCTTCTCCAAACTCACCTCCAAACTCACCCGCAG AGTCTCAACCGAGTTTGAGAGAAACGGGAGATTTGAGGGCTCAAG TCGCAATGTACCTGGGGATCAGAAAGGGGAAAGTAAAGACGGTAAACCCCGCTCCCTCAGATTCACTTGGAGTATGAGGACCACCAGCTCCATGGAGCCTTGCGACATCATGGAAGAGATACGCAAGGTGCTCAACGCCAACAACTGCGATTATGAACAGCAAGAGTGTTTCCTGCTGCTCTGTGTCCATGGTGATGGACATGCTGAGAACCTTGTCCaatgggagatggaggtgtgcaAGCTGCCCCGCCTCTCCCTCAATGGCGTGAGATTCAAGAGGATATCAGGCTCATCCATCACTTTTAAAAACATTGCATCCAAAGTCGCCAACGAGTTAAAGCTATGA
- the mark3a gene encoding MAP/microtubule affinity-regulating kinase 3a isoform X3 — protein MSTKTPLPTVNEKEAESHTAHSNGRQEVTTRSVRSGVRTRNSGADEQPHVGNYRLLKTIGKGNFAKVKLARHILTGREVAIKIIDKTQLNPNSLQKLFREVRIMKLLNHPNIVKLFEVIETERTLYLVMEYASGGEVFDYLVAHGRMKEKEARAKFRQIVSAVQYCHQKHIVHRDLKAENLLLDADMNIKIADFGFSNEFTMGNKLDTFCGSPPYAAPELFQGKKYDGPEVDVWSLGVILYTLVSGSLPFDGQNLKELRERVLRGKYRIPFYMSTDCENLLKRFLVLNPAKRGTFEVRDDSENQIMKDRWINVGSEEDELKPFVEPEQDITDQKRIDVMVGMGFSPEEIQESLAKMKYDEITATYLLLGRKSSELEPSESTSSSNLSLAKPRPTSELNGQSPSHLKVQRNISSNQKQRRYSDQVGQNVPQGSGYPKRSQTSTAENNIKEEGGVQLRKPNTPGGRSVPPSSPLLGNANNPNKADIPNGKKGVTPVPNNNTGSGGMTRRNTYVCSDKNATDRLSVIPNGKEKSVAVSPGQRNPVVSTHSITSATTPDRLRFPRGTASRSTFHGGQLREHRTATYNGPPASPTLSDDAAHLTQTRSRGSSNLFSKLTSKLTRRVSTEFERNGRFEGSSRNVPGDQKGESKDGKPRSLRFTWSMRTTSSMEPCDIMEEIRKVLNANNCDYEQQECFLLLCVHGDGHAENLVQWEMEVCKLPRLSLNGVRFKRISGSSITFKNIASKVANELKL, from the exons ATGTCAACAAAAACTCCACTACCTACGGTCAATGAGAAAGAGGCGGAAAGC cATACGGCTCACAGCAATGGGCGCCAGGAAGTCACCACGCGCTCTGTCCGCTCGGGAGTCCGCACCCGAAACTCTGGTGCCGACGAGCAGCCTCATGTGGGGAACTATCGGCTCCTGAAGACCATTGGGAAGGGCAACTTCGCCAAGGTCAAGCTGGCCCGCCATATCCTCACTggcagagag GTGGCAATAAAGATCATCGACAAGACACAACTAAACCCAAACAGCCTTCAAAAG CTCTTCAGAGAAGTAAGAATAATGAAGCTTTTAAACCACCCAAATATAG TCAAGTTGTTTGAGGTGATCGAGACCGAGAGGACGCTGTACCTGGTGATGGAGTATGCCAGTGGAG GAGAGGTCTTTGACTACCTTGTTGCACACGGAAGGATGAAAGAAAAAGAGGCCAGGGCTAAATTTAGACAG ATCGTATCTGCTGTGCAGTACTGCCACCAGAAGCACATTGTCCATAGAGACCTGAAG GCAGAAAACCTGCTGTTGGATGCAGACATGAACATTAAGATAGCAGACTTTGGTTTCAGTAATGAGTTCACCATGGGGAACAAGCTGGACACGTTCTGTGGCTCCCCACCCTACGCCGCCCCGGAGCTGTTTCAGGGGAAGAAGTACGACGGGCCCGAGGTGGACGTCTGGAGCCTAGGGGTCATCCTTTACACCCTGGTCAGCGGCTCGCTGCCCTTCGATGGGCAGAACCTCAAG gagcTCAGGGAGCGGGTTCTAAGGGGAAAATATCGTATCCCCTTCTACATGTCCACAGATTGCGAGAACCTCCTCAAGCGCTTCCTAGTGCTCAACCCGGCCAAGCGGGGGACTTTCGAGGTGAGGGACGACAGCGAAAAT CAAATCATGAAGGACCGCTGGATCAACGTGGGATCGGAGGAGGACGAGCTTAAGCCTTTTGTAGAACCAGAACAGGACATCACGGATCAGAAGAGAATAG ATGTAATGGTGGGGATGGGCTTCTCTCCAGAGGAGATCCAGGAGTCTCTGGCCAAGATGAAGTATGATGAGATCACTGCCACCTACCTGCTGCTTGGGAGGAAGTCTTCTGAG CTGGAACCCAGTGAGTCAACCTCCAGTAGCAACCTGTCCCTGGCCAAGCCCCGGCCCACCAGCGAGCTCAATGGCCAGTCTCCCTCCCACCTCAAAGTCCAGCGGAACATCTCCTCCAACCAGAAACAGAGACGCTACAGTGACCAGG tgggtcagaatgtTCCCCAAGGGTCCGGATACCCCAAGAGGAGCCAGACCAGCACGGCCGAAAACAACAtcaaagaggagggaggggtgcagCTACGCAAACCCAACACCCCCGGCGGGCGCAGTGTCCCCCCCTCCAGTCCCCTGCTGGGGAACGCCAACAACCCCAACAAAGCTGATATTCCCAATGGCAAGAAGGGTGTTACCCCCGTCCCCAAT AATAACACTGGCTCAGGCGGGATGACAAGGAGAAATACGTACGTGTGCAGCGACAAGAACGCTACGGACCGGCTCTCTGTCATTCCCAATGGGAAGGAGAAAAG TGTGGCCGTGTCTCCTGGCCAGCGGAACCCTGTGGTGTCCACCCACAGCATCACCAGCGCCACCACGCCCGACAGACTACGTTTCCCACGAGGCACAGCGAGCCGCAGCACCTTCCACGGCGGCCAGCTGAGGGAGCACCGCACGGCCACCTACAATGGGCCCCCAGCCTCACCCACGCTGTCCGACGACGCCGCGCACCTTACCCAGACTCGCAGCCGCGGCTCCAGCAACCTCTTCTCCAAACTCACCTCCAAACTCACCCGCAG AGTCTCAACCGAGTTTGAGAGAAACGGGAGATTTGAGGGCTCAAG TCGCAATGTACCTGGGGATCAGAAAGGGGAAAGTAAAGACGGTAAACCCCGCTCCCTCAGATTCACTTGGAGTATGAGGACCACCAGCTCCATGGAGCCTTGCGACATCATGGAAGAGATACGCAAGGTGCTCAACGCCAACAACTGCGATTATGAACAGCAAGAGTGTTTCCTGCTGCTCTGTGTCCATGGTGATGGACATGCTGAGAACCTTGTCCaatgggagatggaggtgtgcaAGCTGCCCCGCCTCTCCCTCAATGGCGTGAGATTCAAGAGGATATCAGGCTCATCCATCACTTTTAAAAACATTGCATCCAAAGTCGCCAACGAGTTAAAGCTATGA